From Cecembia calidifontis, one genomic window encodes:
- a CDS encoding response regulator, with translation MKTRLFIVDDHYLVIEGIRSMLQQEESIEWMGHATNGESCLAFLQIQEPEVILMDISMPGMSGIELCKEVKSRYPGIRILGLSTFNQRSFVEKMIESGASGYVLKNANKEELLKAIQAAKAFKSYLSFDASQVLKSNLEKEAPVLTRREKEVLDQIAEGMTNQEIAEKLFISATTVDTHRKNLMLKFEAKNVASLIHLAAKAGYL, from the coding sequence ATGAAAACAAGGCTTTTTATAGTTGATGACCACTACCTCGTAATTGAGGGCATACGTTCCATGCTGCAGCAGGAGGAGTCTATAGAGTGGATGGGGCATGCGACCAATGGGGAATCCTGTTTGGCATTTCTTCAAATACAAGAGCCTGAGGTGATTCTGATGGATATCAGTATGCCGGGAATGTCTGGAATTGAGCTTTGTAAAGAAGTAAAAAGCCGGTACCCTGGTATTCGGATTTTGGGGCTTAGCACCTTCAATCAGCGCAGTTTTGTGGAAAAAATGATAGAAAGCGGGGCAAGCGGCTATGTTTTAAAAAATGCCAATAAAGAAGAACTGCTCAAAGCGATACAGGCGGCCAAAGCTTTCAAATCCTACCTGAGTTTTGATGCCTCACAGGTTTTGAAAAGCAATTTGGAAAAAGAAGCACCTGTTTTAACCCGAAGGGAAAAAGAGGTGCTCGACCAAATCGCAGAGGGCATGACCAATCAGGAAATTGCTGAAAAACTCTTTATCAGTGCTACCACCGTGGACACCCACCGCAAAAACCTGATGCTGAAATTTGAGGCCAAAAATGTCGCCTCATTGATCCATCTTGCCGCGAAAGCGGGCTATTTGTAA
- a CDS encoding tetratricopeptide repeat-containing sensor histidine kinase, which yields MKRLFFLISLLISPSLFGQQVLNLDSLLGLLPNAKEEKSTVELYYLIGQQVENSEPELAKSYYRRALDLSKKIGYPVGEIKFAHNYTFVLNMEGKFDSALYYNLKAIDLAKEIQDSLHLGKALLNTGTVYRYLSEYEIAAEYYQQGKMVFDQIGEEDMKGFILNLLQILYSDLGWHQRSIEVGKEALSYYEQANDPIILATVLNNLGLPYSRLGQNEKAIPLYYRALKLGESIRDFNIQGTALLNLGDSYEQTQDFLNMEKNFSKALELFEQMDRKDGKIIALRGLSIARLYQKQFQQALDLINQSLDLADENNFPVERQKSLLHLSNVFFALNDIGKARKFMKEASILADKIINDEIQEKTLELEKKYESEKQKNQILNLEAENAAQMAISQKRILVIWILVILAASLTIIGLLIQRKNLHKQRLQEQRIRELETEKQLTAAEAVIKGEEQERSRLAKELHDGLGGLLSGIKFSFQTMKGNLVLTHENARLFERSLDMLDTSIMEMRRVAHNLMPENLIKFGLDAALRDFCEDINQTGVIDLRYQSFGLQGEPIDQTSSISIYRIVQELVNNILKHAEARNGLVQITKTGKQVLLDVEDDGKGFEHSKMLLSNGIGWSNIKSRLEYLNAKFTLDSAPGKGSSIHIEIELP from the coding sequence ATGAAAAGACTGTTTTTCCTGATATCCCTGTTGATTTCCCCATCTTTGTTTGGGCAACAGGTTTTGAATTTGGACAGTCTTCTGGGTCTTTTGCCCAATGCCAAGGAGGAAAAATCCACCGTGGAACTATATTATCTGATCGGACAGCAAGTGGAGAATTCAGAACCGGAACTGGCCAAGTCCTACTACCGCAGGGCACTCGATCTGAGCAAAAAAATCGGCTATCCAGTTGGGGAAATCAAATTTGCCCATAATTACACTTTTGTCCTCAATATGGAGGGAAAATTTGATTCTGCCCTCTATTACAATCTAAAGGCCATTGACCTGGCTAAGGAGATTCAGGACTCCCTGCATTTGGGCAAGGCCCTATTGAATACCGGGACGGTTTATCGCTACCTGTCCGAATATGAAATTGCAGCGGAATATTATCAACAGGGCAAAATGGTTTTTGATCAGATTGGGGAAGAGGATATGAAGGGGTTTATCCTAAACCTTCTTCAAATCCTTTACTCAGATTTGGGGTGGCACCAGCGCTCTATTGAGGTGGGAAAAGAAGCTTTAAGCTATTATGAGCAGGCCAATGATCCAATCATACTGGCAACTGTCCTGAATAATTTGGGCCTTCCTTATTCGAGGCTTGGCCAAAACGAGAAAGCAATTCCGCTTTATTACAGGGCTTTGAAATTAGGAGAGTCAATCCGGGATTTCAACATACAGGGTACAGCTTTATTGAATTTAGGGGATAGCTATGAGCAAACCCAAGATTTTTTGAATATGGAAAAAAACTTTAGTAAAGCTTTGGAATTGTTTGAACAAATGGACAGAAAGGATGGGAAAATAATTGCTTTACGGGGCTTGAGTATTGCGAGATTGTATCAAAAACAGTTTCAACAAGCTTTGGATCTCATCAATCAGTCTTTGGATTTGGCCGATGAAAATAACTTCCCGGTCGAAAGGCAAAAATCCTTACTGCATCTTTCCAATGTTTTTTTTGCTTTGAATGATATTGGCAAGGCAAGAAAATTCATGAAAGAGGCTTCAATTCTGGCAGATAAAATAATCAATGACGAAATCCAGGAAAAAACTCTCGAACTTGAAAAAAAATATGAATCTGAAAAACAGAAAAACCAAATCCTGAACCTGGAAGCGGAAAATGCAGCCCAAATGGCAATAAGCCAAAAAAGGATCTTGGTCATCTGGATCCTGGTTATATTGGCAGCTTCTTTGACCATTATTGGACTTTTGATCCAAAGGAAAAACCTGCACAAACAAAGGCTTCAGGAGCAACGTATCCGGGAACTCGAAACAGAAAAACAGCTGACCGCCGCAGAGGCTGTCATCAAAGGAGAAGAGCAGGAGAGGAGCAGATTGGCCAAGGAGCTCCATGATGGGTTGGGCGGGTTACTTTCAGGGATTAAATTTTCATTCCAAACGATGAAAGGCAATCTTGTCCTTACCCATGAAAATGCCCGGCTTTTCGAAAGAAGCCTGGATATGTTGGATACCTCTATAATGGAAATGAGGCGGGTTGCCCATAATTTGATGCCGGAAAACCTGATCAAATTTGGTTTGGATGCGGCTTTGAGGGATTTCTGCGAAGACATCAATCAGACTGGGGTGATCGATCTCCGCTATCAGTCATTCGGTCTTCAGGGAGAGCCAATCGATCAGACCTCTTCTATTTCCATTTACAGAATCGTACAGGAGCTCGTCAATAATATCCTCAAACATGCAGAAGCCAGAAATGGCCTGGTGCAGATTACGAAAACAGGAAAACAGGTTTTATTGGACGTGGAAGATGATGGTAAGGGATTTGAGCACTCCAAGATGCTGCTCAGCAATGGGATCGGTTGGTCCAATATTAAAAGCCGATTGGAATACCTGAATGCAAAGTTTACACTGGACTCCGCTCCGGGAAAGGGAAGCAGTATCCATATTGAAATTGAATTGCCATGA
- a CDS encoding TolB family protein, producing the protein MKNHILLIIVILFASCDRIKYPEGSFPVTPVNLDFINSSSDDINSNAHFFEDRIEFVFSTNRPGPFGNDFNLLTFNIAFSWDQKEGIFAVRELSPNFQTAKYTSIKRLAESTASPSDEKGPYSYQEAKDNMILLFSRNYEGVHSITSLPQKPVTSLNSNSLPYFRMKEDSSNEMYPCFYGKEFIKGNLNGDGIPEKILFSSDKDGQFDIYEMDIPTGMTPLEFLADSAPKEIRKLSINTSSNDHMPFVLGDKLVFASDRPGGLGGYDLYYAKKTAEGWSSPVNFGHPINSEFDEYRPIISPSEMFQNNPMIFSSNRPGGKGGFDLYYVGVPK; encoded by the coding sequence ATGAAAAATCACATTTTATTAATAATAGTTATTCTATTTGCCAGTTGCGATAGAATCAAATATCCTGAAGGTTCATTTCCTGTGACACCAGTAAACCTTGATTTTATAAACTCTTCCTCAGATGATATCAATTCAAATGCCCATTTTTTTGAAGATAGGATTGAATTTGTTTTTTCAACCAATAGACCTGGTCCATTTGGCAATGATTTTAATCTATTGACTTTCAATATTGCTTTTTCTTGGGATCAAAAGGAGGGAATATTTGCAGTAAGAGAATTGAGTCCAAATTTTCAAACTGCTAAATATACCAGTATAAAAAGGTTAGCAGAAAGTACAGCATCTCCCTCTGATGAAAAGGGGCCTTATAGTTATCAAGAAGCAAAAGATAATATGATTTTATTGTTTTCTCGTAATTATGAAGGAGTACATTCAATTACTTCATTACCTCAAAAGCCTGTAACTTCATTAAATTCCAATAGCCTCCCATACTTTCGTATGAAAGAAGATTCCTCTAATGAAATGTATCCCTGTTTTTATGGGAAGGAATTTATCAAGGGAAATTTGAACGGAGACGGAATTCCTGAAAAAATACTCTTTAGTTCGGATAAGGATGGTCAATTTGATATTTATGAGATGGACATTCCAACAGGAATGACACCTTTGGAATTTCTGGCTGATTCCGCACCCAAGGAAATCAGGAAGCTATCCATCAATACTTCATCCAATGACCATATGCCTTTTGTGTTGGGAGATAAGCTTGTATTTGCTTCGGACAGACCTGGTGGATTGGGAGGATATGACCTTTATTATGCCAAGAAAACAGCAGAGGGCTGGTCTAGTCCTGTTAACTTTGGGCATCCTATTAATTCTGAGTTTGACGAATACAGGCCTATTATTTCCCCATCAGAAATGTTTCAAAATAACCCGATGATATTTTCCTCCAACCGACCGGGAGGTAAGGGAGGCTTTGACCTGTACTATGTAGGGGTGCCTAAGTGA
- a CDS encoding sugar phosphate isomerase/epimerase family protein, whose translation MSKTYLSLCISLTLFLCVHFLSFSQKLPEANEHFKIGMAGYTYHKFDLDRTLDDLATNQVKYLCIKDFHLPFNSSEQEIAAFHQKLAEKGVTGYAVGPIYMRSKADVDNAFDYAKRVGVKLIVGVPNHELLPYINEKVKAYDFKYAIHMHGPDIALYPDADDIWSHIKDLDPRMGMCLDIGHTARNGKDPVADLEKYNDRIFDMHIKDVTAASKEGKSIEIGRGILDIPALVQMLRKTGYSGVCSLEHERNFDNPFSGIAESIGYFRGVIVATKQ comes from the coding sequence ATGAGCAAAACTTACCTTTCCCTCTGTATTTCTTTAACCCTGTTCCTTTGCGTCCATTTTCTCTCCTTTTCCCAAAAACTCCCGGAGGCCAATGAACACTTCAAAATAGGGATGGCAGGATATACTTACCATAAATTCGACCTGGACAGGACTTTGGACGACCTGGCCACCAATCAGGTCAAATACCTCTGCATCAAGGATTTTCATTTGCCCTTCAACAGCTCCGAACAGGAAATCGCCGCTTTCCACCAAAAACTGGCGGAAAAAGGGGTGACCGGCTATGCAGTAGGCCCTATCTACATGAGAAGCAAAGCGGATGTGGACAATGCTTTTGACTACGCAAAAAGAGTTGGGGTAAAACTGATCGTAGGGGTACCCAATCACGAGCTCCTCCCCTACATCAATGAAAAAGTGAAGGCCTATGATTTCAAATATGCCATCCACATGCACGGGCCTGATATTGCCCTTTATCCGGATGCCGATGATATCTGGTCCCATATCAAGGACCTGGATCCGAGAATGGGCATGTGCCTGGATATAGGCCATACTGCCCGGAACGGAAAAGATCCGGTAGCCGATCTGGAGAAATACAATGACCGTATATTTGACATGCACATCAAGGATGTCACAGCGGCGAGCAAGGAAGGAAAATCCATAGAAATCGGAAGAGGCATCTTAGATATCCCCGCCTTGGTACAGATGCTGAGAAAAACCGGTTATTCCGGGGTGTGCAGTTTGGAACATGAACGTAATTTTGACAATCCTTTCTCCGGAATCGCTGAATCCATCGGGTATTTCCGGGGCGTGATTGTAGCGACAAAACAGTAA
- a CDS encoding fibrobacter succinogenes major paralogous domain-containing protein yields MKFLLTILFSISLMLAFGQSSAQNNPKSDSLDINLRPVYDIDSNRYEVIKIGNQYWFKENLKTTHYRDTTRISGGLDDTAWSSTKSGAYAAYENNPKNISKYGLLYNGYAVVTGKLCPIGWHIPSDKEWRDLEQFLGLAASELERTGERGNIAPKLKTGTGWNPSSFTGDNSSGFGILPAGSRIPNGEFTTMGQYGNFWTYTVYDDRYGLLYLWNHHVHYNTDAVGRIYTLANNGYSCRCIKDQNPK; encoded by the coding sequence ATGAAATTCCTGTTGACAATTCTGTTTTCCATTTCACTCATGTTGGCTTTTGGCCAAAGTTCAGCACAGAACAATCCCAAATCTGACAGTTTGGACATTAATCTCAGACCTGTCTACGACATCGACAGCAACCGCTACGAGGTGATCAAAATCGGTAATCAGTACTGGTTCAAAGAAAACCTGAAGACTACACATTACAGGGACACCACACGCATTTCCGGTGGATTGGATGACACAGCCTGGTCCAGTACCAAGTCCGGCGCGTATGCAGCCTATGAAAACAATCCCAAGAATATTTCCAAATATGGCCTGCTTTACAATGGCTATGCCGTCGTCACAGGAAAACTTTGCCCCATTGGCTGGCATATTCCAAGTGATAAGGAATGGCGGGATCTGGAGCAATTTCTTGGCTTGGCCGCCTCTGAACTGGAACGGACAGGGGAAAGGGGAAATATAGCCCCAAAACTTAAAACAGGTACCGGATGGAACCCTTCTTCATTCACAGGGGACAATTCCAGCGGTTTTGGGATACTCCCTGCAGGTTCCAGGATCCCTAATGGGGAATTCACCACAATGGGGCAGTACGGAAATTTTTGGACTTACACGGTGTATGATGACCGGTATGGTCTCTTGTATCTCTGGAACCACCATGTGCATTACAATACAGATGCTGTAGGAAGAATTTACACGCTCGCAAACAACGGCTATTCCTGCCGCTGCATCAAAGACCAAAACCCAAAATAA
- a CDS encoding C10 family peptidase: MLSVAISANTDFYFLGTCNGMTLPSSIRPALTAMGMQSNGSVSTFNPNLLRNELSQGYLAIFYGHDNVFTEWHIWTSDGYRRHNYKSYNCDTDGCVEWHYSWFYMNWGWNGGANAWYASGVFQPNGSNSNYNNNLRMITGIL, translated from the coding sequence ATGCTTTCAGTAGCGATTTCAGCAAATACTGATTTTTACTTTTTAGGAACTTGTAATGGTATGACTTTGCCATCAAGTATTAGACCTGCCCTTACAGCTATGGGGATGCAATCTAATGGAAGTGTTTCAACATTTAATCCTAATTTGTTAAGAAATGAATTGTCTCAAGGTTATCTAGCTATTTTTTATGGTCATGATAATGTTTTTACAGAATGGCACATATGGACAAGTGATGGATATAGGAGACATAATTATAAATCTTACAATTGTGATACAGATGGCTGCGTAGAGTGGCATTATTCATGGTTTTATATGAATTGGGGCTGGAATGGTGGTGCAAATGCTTGGTATGCTTCTGGTGTGTTTCAACCCAATGGATCTAATTCCAATTACAACAATAATTTAAGAATGATAACTGGTATCCTATGA